GAATTTGAATGACAACTTAACAAACTATTAACTCTTGCCACGTGGAACGATATTTGACATGTGGACGTGACACGGGGCAtgtcttcaatttttttttttttatcatatggACTACATATgtagaaataagaaattagttataaagaaaaaagaaaccaGGTAACAGGTAGTGAAAAATCAGAAATCCCTAAATCTAAACCTAAGTTACAAAGTAAAACTTTATTAGCTGCTGCTGATTTCATGGAGGAAAAGGAAAAATCAATCATGACAGTATAGATCTCAATGTATACATGAACAAAGTTTCACATATATAAACGTGAGAAaaccgaaaccctaaccctagatGCACAAGGCCGAAACCCGTGAGTAATACTAAaaccgaaaccctaaccctaaataCACAAGGCCGAAACCTCAACCTATCCCAATTTGTGAAATGTCACCCAATTTAACCAACTATTAAGTCTTGCCACGTGCATGAAAAATTAgctgaaaagaaaaaagaaaaacaaaccccTAAATCTAAACCCTAAGAGAGAGTAAAACTTTATTAGCTGCTGCTGCTAACCCTAACCCCTAAATATAAACGTGTGAaaccgaaaccctaaccctagatACACAAGGCCGAAATCGTTGGTAGAGTAATACCAAAACCGAAACAATAGGATCCTATTAAGTGTTGCATATAGAACAAATGACAAGAATACAAGTTCAATATATCAAAACTAGGATTAAAGGATTCCAATGCacgaaataatataaatttatttatggACGAAAAAAAGACTTACCTGCGAGCTTTTGCCATTCGAAgcagatttgtccaaaatagtgCACGAGGTAGAAAAATCATCACTAAGAAATTCATCAGACGCGTTCAATGCACCTTCCGCACCTTGCTGCTACATATCAAAACCAGCCATCAATAGACGAATAACGGACTAAATAAACACTTAAATTATCATGAAATGATAAACTTAAATGAAACTGTGCACATAATTTAACCTGAGTAGGAGTTGTAGATTTGGTAGAGCCAAAGACTAGACGATCAAGATCAGACATGCTAGCAACATCATTTATAAGGTTTTGAGGACTAGCATTAGTATTCGGCCTCAACATTGAACTACTTTCCTGATTCCCAACGGTGAATGGCGACACCCGCAATTGGCTAGTAGTACCAAATATACCGGAAGACGGCGAAGAAGATCCTCCTAGTCTAACCGAGTTACCAAATGCAGTTTCCAAAGAAAACCCCCCTTCATTAGGCACATAATTACCAGTAAGCACAGCATTTGCATTATCAATTCCAGTGTTGCTAGTCCAATTCCCCGAGCCATAAGGACCGGTTCCGAGCATGCTGTTGCTATTCAAATTACTACTGAAATTAGTACTCATAGTTCCTAGTCCCACATTGTTTGCACTTGCTGAATTAGCATAATATCCGGATTGGAGATAAGGAGTCTGACTGCCAAAATTTGATCCCAGTAGTTGCTTCTCCTGCTGATACATAGGCATTAGAGGAGTTGTAGGAGCTGTGAACCCATTCATAGCATTGTTCGGTTGCATTTGAATCCCCGACCTatcatagataataataaaagttaccAATGAATACAGAaaaattgattgataaaaaaattctgATGGCAGAATACTAGATTTGAGCATGAACATAAGCTATTATTAGACAAATACCTTGGCTGATTTGGTCGCTGAAAAATATCTGTGTCGCCAAATGTTGGTCGCTGAAAATTGCCGAGACCATATAATAAACCAGATTGTCCATAGAGGACCTGTGGTGCCGAACTGCTAGAGGAAGCTTCATGACAAGAATAGCTAGAGAAGCTTTTTCCAACGGAGAAATTTTCTCTATGTACTTCTTGAAATGTGCTCAATGGTTTTCGAGGGAGCCGGAGGTTATTTTTGTCTAATAATGACGGATTATAGCCGGTTGCAAATGCCGACTTAAGTACTCTTTCAGACGTTTCATATGATGAAAATAAGCCTTTCTTTGCTACCTTCTTGAGAAACATTCTGTATTTctgaaaaaacaacaaaaagaaatctgattaatttttttctcaGAAGAATTATacaatgcaaaaaaaaaagagatttaCTCACTCATAATTTAGGTATATTCAATTATATTCCAAAcgaactataaaaaaaaatattcgtAACATTTTATACAATGCaagtaattttacttttttttttatcttattctaatttaatttcaaaCATTTAAGTGGATTGGTTGGTTAAATTTCGCAGaaattaatcataattttttatttttcagtaaCTTTAGACAGAAATTTgtagtatttttaatatttaacccAGTAATATATATTAGGCTTTAAAATATCTTCTTCTCTATTTAAGTAATATTCttacaaaacataataaaaaaaattctaataattataaaatgagAAAACTATCTTACTACTACAATTTATATCACAGATTATGTAATTATTTGGAATAAAAAcggaaaattaaatttattcatatattatccaatcaattgcacttttttttttgaaggctCCAATCAATTGCACTTAATTCGTACCTGGAGATGACTGGCAACATTTTCTCTTTTGAGACCATGAACGTTCATCAATTCAAGAATCTTTTTAGGAACCGCCTCTGCAAAATCGAATAATCAGCTAAGTAAaagttcataaaaaaaatatatatatagacaggGACAGATTCAAGGGGAGACTCGCCAGTGGGTTTGAGCACTCACTGGTCGCTGGAAAACCCATAAAATAGTgtaagaaacttcaatttttttCTCATAAATCACAAGAAATTACAAGAGAAGAGCTGCTTACTGTCTAAGCCGAGATAGATTACGGCTTGCAAGAACCGATTATGAAGCGAATTAGTCCACATCACTTTCGGCTTCTTGGGTGCAACGACAACAACAACATCAGactcttcttcatctctttgtCTTCCTCTCTTATTCATCATTTCATTCCCTGAAGATGCAGAATTCTCAACTTCAATCATATTCAGTGCTTCACCTTCacccaaaaaaaaatgataattaagTTTAAAAATGATCATAAACTCAGAAATCTTCAATTTATCAATTCTGAATTACTTACTGTGATTTTCCATGGTAATTAGATTTTTGTGAGAAAGGAGAGATGAGAAAGGAGGAAGGATATGGATGCTGATTTTATAAGCATATGAGACTTGATTTTGATTAAGCAAATATGGTGATAAAGGATAGGGTTGGTATATatagaattatatttttaaaattaaattttgtgacatcttcaaacttttttttttatgtctgAAAGAAATATATAATTTGCTGATTGGTGTTTTTTCTACATAACTATTTTTCTAACACTATATATTATACACACACAaagtaattaaaataaaaaaatttacctGTACagttaaaataaaagaaaaaccatGCAGTAAAATCAAAAGGAAATCTTTTATTAACATACATAGGTGGGAGTTTATACAATGTATATCATATTATAAGCAATTCCATAATTAAGCAGATTATTTCTCACTAATTAGATTTTACTTTCCAAATTTTAATTCACTAAACCACTGTTTTAAAACCCATTGTTTATTGAAGCTAAAACCActaaactaattttgaaaactACTTTAATCTTActataattgaaaaataaaaccaCCAAAGATTAGTTTACAGTTGAACTTAAttaaccaaaaataaaaatattgtttctGTATAAGTCAAATTGAGAATCTGGGTTTTATGGTTTTTATTccctaaaatgaaaaaaatttcatttttgcATTTATGAAAGCTTCTAGACTCAGATTTTTagaaattcaacaaactttcaaattgtattccatatttttaaaacaaaatctgAAACttgaataattaataaaaatgccttttcttttactttttatttaaagacgggattttttttaagttgacTAATAGTGTGGTGAAATTAAAGAACAGAGGAAAAGACAAAATTAAGAGATAATGGTCAAAATGCCCTTTATGCTTTTACCTACAATTGACAAGTGGTAAGGGCAATTTTGACCAATATCTCATATATAATCTGTTAAATATAATGGTTACATTTTTATTATactgcaaaaaaaaatgtttaatagatatttttttttagaaaacgtTTCATGGTGTCCATTTCTGTTTCTCTTTCCGTTTCAGATTCCGTATAACATAGCATTACATTCATTATACTGAATAACATCTCCCGGTGTCCGTGTCCGTTTCAGAGTTCGTGCAGCATAACATTACATTCATCGAATACAATTAGACAATTGGTGTTACAATTGCAAATGCAAATGCCACTACCTTATCATCCAATAATGATACTTCCTCGGCTTTCTCCCGGAATGTCTAACCTTGGAGAACTTATTGCAGGCACCGGGTGTTTCTAATATCCCCCATTGGGATTGGGCAATGTGACACAAAATGTCATGTGGTACCACATGGCGCAATCCCAATGGGGAGTGCTGGGAACACCCGATGCTCTCAATAAAAATCCAAACCTTGAACTACCAACATTCCTCATCGGGTTTCTTAACGGGGACTTCAGGGACACTCTTAACACTCGAGCTCCTCTTTCAACACTACACAAGAAACCACAAACTcattaaaaatgtgaaaaaaagcACAAATTCTTGCTATGCTTTTTCTTGGTGTGTTTTGTTTCTAGGGTTAAATCTCTAGAATGGTTAATTTAGGCTGTGGTGTAAGTCAGTTAGCACTCTTTCTacctttccttcttcttttggtAGCATGAAATCTTGATTGTTTTCAAAATATGCAAGGTGTTCAGACTGGAGTAATAACAATTTCAACCATGAAGAATGCGAAGAAGAGAAAGATATGGGGTTCGGGATCTGAAGTGAGACTAGAGTTCATACTCTGATTGATTAATACAATCATTGGATGCTGATATGGTCTATTCTTCCTGATCTTTTCCAGGCTTTTCTTGaggtaaatttagtcaaactgaATTCTAATGTCAACTGTTCAATGATGTTTTTACGTTTTCTGATGTATCGATCTTGCTCCTTTTGTCTTTTATACAGGAGGTGAATGAGATGTGGGCAGGCTTAGGATATTACAGGCGGGCTCGTGTTCTCTTAGAAGTGAGCAATTACTTATGCCTTTG
The DNA window shown above is from Euphorbia lathyris chromosome 1, ddEupLath1.1, whole genome shotgun sequence and carries:
- the LOC136216909 gene encoding putative two-component response regulator ARR21, with protein sequence MIEVENSASSGNEMMNKRGRQRDEEESDVVVVVAPKKPKVMWTNSLHNRFLQAVIYLGLDKAVPKKILELMNVHGLKRENVASHLQKYRMFLKKVAKKGLFSSYETSERVLKSAFATGYNPSLLDKNNLRLPRKPLSTFQEVHRENFSVGKSFSSYSCHEASSSSSAPQVLYGQSGLLYGLGNFQRPTFGDTDIFQRPNQPRSGIQMQPNNAMNGFTAPTTPLMPMYQQEKQLLGSNFGSQTPYLQSGYYANSASANNVGLGTMSTNFSSNLNSNSMLGTGPYGSGNWTSNTGIDNANAVLTGNYVPNEGGFSLETAFGNSVRLGGSSSPSSGIFGTTSQLRVSPFTVGNQESSSMLRPNTNASPQNLINDVASMSDLDRLVFGSTKSTTPTQQGAEGALNASDEFLSDDFSTSCTILDKSASNGKSSQPQRNPDEPKEIERTSISTHQEIGTFEENQGWDELHILLGNNAPTDGILDI